From Cellulomonas oligotrophica, a single genomic window includes:
- the nhaA gene encoding Na+/H+ antiporter NhaA, with product MSAPDKPRTPRLLLASLSPGSRRNLNDTLRDERTGGILLLVGAVAALLWANMWPDSYDAVSGTVVGPAALHLDLDLAHWASDGLLAIFFFVVGLELKREMVVGELRHVATAALPAAAAVGGMVVPAGIYLAFNTTMAGGAPQGWAVPTATDIAFAVGVLALVGRGVPVALRAFLLTLAVVDDLLAIVIIAVAYTDDVALLLLAGSLAAVAVFAVLLRRGVRSPWLLVPLALVAWGLLHAAGVHATIAGVLLGFAVPASPGSVDPRRAAAADTEDDGEGDDHSLAERYEHLWRPVSAGFAVPVFALFAAGVTIDPDTLGGTFTDPVGLGVVAGLVLGKPVGIVVATWLLTRFTRARLAPGLGWWDVTGVGLLAGIGFTVSLLVGRLAFGTGTPHDDHVVVAVLTASLLAAAGGGVVLSWRGRVHTALAAATGAPEVAPAAPDHPAKG from the coding sequence GTGAGCGCACCTGACAAGCCCCGCACGCCCCGCCTGCTGCTGGCGTCCCTCTCCCCCGGCTCGCGCCGCAACCTGAACGACACGCTCCGCGACGAGCGCACGGGCGGGATCCTGCTCCTCGTGGGCGCGGTGGCGGCGCTGCTGTGGGCGAACATGTGGCCGGACTCCTACGACGCGGTCAGCGGCACGGTCGTCGGCCCGGCGGCGCTGCACCTGGACCTCGACCTCGCGCACTGGGCGTCCGACGGTCTGCTGGCGATCTTCTTCTTCGTGGTCGGCCTCGAGCTCAAGCGCGAGATGGTCGTCGGCGAGCTGCGGCACGTCGCGACCGCCGCCCTGCCGGCCGCGGCCGCCGTCGGAGGGATGGTCGTCCCGGCCGGGATCTACCTCGCGTTCAACACGACCATGGCCGGCGGCGCGCCGCAGGGCTGGGCCGTGCCGACCGCGACGGACATCGCGTTCGCCGTCGGCGTGCTCGCCCTGGTCGGCCGGGGCGTGCCCGTGGCGCTGCGGGCGTTCCTGCTGACGCTCGCGGTGGTCGACGACCTGCTCGCGATCGTCATCATCGCCGTCGCGTACACCGACGACGTGGCGCTGCTCCTGCTCGCCGGGTCGCTCGCCGCCGTCGCGGTGTTCGCGGTGCTGCTGCGCCGCGGCGTGCGCTCGCCCTGGCTGCTGGTGCCGCTCGCCCTGGTCGCGTGGGGCCTCCTGCACGCCGCGGGCGTGCACGCGACCATCGCCGGCGTGCTGCTGGGCTTCGCGGTGCCCGCGTCGCCGGGGTCGGTCGACCCCCGCCGGGCGGCCGCCGCCGACACCGAGGACGACGGCGAGGGCGACGACCACTCCCTGGCCGAGCGGTACGAGCACCTGTGGCGCCCCGTCTCGGCGGGCTTCGCCGTCCCGGTGTTCGCGCTGTTCGCGGCCGGTGTGACCATCGACCCGGACACCCTCGGCGGCACGTTCACCGACCCCGTGGGCCTCGGCGTCGTCGCGGGCCTCGTGCTCGGCAAGCCCGTCGGGATCGTCGTGGCCACGTGGCTGCTCACCCGCTTCACGCGCGCCCGGCTCGCCCCCGGGCTCGGGTGGTGGGACGTCACGGGCGTCGGCCTGCTCGCCGGCATCGGGTTCACGGTGTCGCTCCTGGTGGGGCGTCTCGCCTTCGGCACCGGCACGCCGCACGACGACCACGTGGTGGTCGCGGTGCTCACGGCGTCGCTGCTCGCGGCCGCCGGCGGCGGTGTCGTGCTGTCCTGGCGCGGACGCGTCCACACGGCCCTCGCGGCGGCCACCGGGGCGCCCGAGGTGGCACCGGCCGCCCCGGACCACCCGGCGAAGGGGTAG
- a CDS encoding alpha/beta fold hydrolase yields the protein MTTVDSAALLFDGPWQHRFVTANGARFHVAVAGPQDHDAPLVLLLHGVPQLWWAWRHQIPALADAGYRVAAMDLRGTGGSDKPPQGYDVPTLAADAAGVVRSLGAPGAVVVGQGTGGDVAWAVAARHPDVVRAIGVLAAPHPLDLLAVPRHPLPVASAALLAYVQLPSLPERAMTDGDLVARMFTHWGGVPTRPDRQALETYRRALRVPFAAHSQLEQLRWLVRSTPRPDGRRHRAALRAARPVPVLQVHGARDGLRPLQDAALRAPTAHVARPYRLEVLRDAGHFLTDHAPGHVAEILLDWLAEVAPVTG from the coding sequence ATGACCACCGTCGACTCCGCCGCGCTGCTCTTCGACGGCCCCTGGCAGCACCGGTTCGTCACCGCCAACGGTGCGCGCTTCCACGTCGCCGTCGCCGGCCCGCAGGACCACGACGCGCCCCTGGTGCTGCTCCTGCACGGCGTCCCGCAGCTGTGGTGGGCGTGGCGGCACCAGATCCCGGCCCTCGCCGACGCGGGCTACCGCGTCGCGGCCATGGACCTGCGCGGCACCGGCGGGTCCGACAAGCCCCCGCAGGGCTACGACGTGCCCACGCTGGCGGCCGACGCGGCCGGGGTCGTGCGGTCCCTCGGCGCCCCAGGCGCGGTCGTCGTCGGGCAGGGCACGGGCGGCGACGTGGCGTGGGCCGTCGCGGCGCGCCACCCGGACGTCGTCCGGGCGATCGGGGTGCTCGCCGCCCCGCACCCGCTCGACCTGCTCGCGGTGCCGCGCCACCCGCTGCCCGTCGCGTCCGCCGCCCTGCTCGCGTACGTCCAGCTCCCGTCGCTGCCCGAGCGCGCGATGACCGACGGCGACCTCGTGGCGCGGATGTTCACGCACTGGGGCGGCGTCCCGACGCGCCCCGACCGGCAGGCCCTCGAGACGTACCGGCGCGCGCTGCGCGTGCCGTTCGCCGCGCACAGCCAGCTCGAGCAGCTGCGCTGGCTGGTCCGCTCGACGCCCCGGCCCGACGGCCGCCGCCACCGTGCCGCGCTGCGGGCCGCCCGGCCGGTGCCGGTGCTGCAGGTCCACGGTGCGCGCGACGGGCTGCGCCCGCTGCAGGACGCCGCGCTGCGCGCGCCGACGGCCCACGTCGCGCGCCCGTACCGGCTGGAGGTGCTGCGCGACGCCGGCCACTTCCTCACCGACCACGCCCCCGGCCACGTCGCCGAGATCCTGCTGGACTGGCTCGCGGAGGTCGCGCCCGTCACCGGCTGA